The following proteins are encoded in a genomic region of Bacillus horti:
- a CDS encoding prepilin peptidase — protein sequence MLDLFVLLGGFILATLLSKVGTSLLHKKALFSLPSHCLQCKQALPSFNHISQMRQLLSPYSCPSCSFHSSPFYPTSELLITFSIYLAYLQIGVSWELILGIGLVIVLALSVLTDMRSGLILDKVTLPAIALFAFLRIFIGEHSILFYYLGAGVGFLLLLLIAVFSRGGMGGGDIKLYTAIGFVLGPWYTLMSLFIASFLAAICGMALILAKKKSRKESLIFGPFIAFGAFVSYLYGSVIWDWYRQW from the coding sequence ATGCTTGATCTTTTTGTGCTATTAGGTGGCTTTATTTTAGCTACATTGTTATCAAAAGTGGGGACAAGCTTGCTGCATAAAAAAGCTCTTTTTTCCCTCCCTTCTCATTGTCTCCAATGTAAACAAGCCCTTCCTTCTTTCAATCATATCAGTCAAATGCGTCAGCTGCTGTCTCCTTATTCTTGCCCCTCTTGTTCATTTCATTCCTCTCCTTTTTATCCGACCAGCGAATTGCTGATAACTTTCTCCATTTATTTAGCTTATTTACAGATCGGGGTTTCTTGGGAACTAATTCTTGGAATAGGTTTAGTGATTGTGCTTGCTCTTTCTGTACTGACAGATATGAGAAGTGGATTGATTTTAGATAAAGTTACTTTACCCGCCATTGCTCTTTTTGCTTTTCTACGGATTTTTATTGGCGAACATTCTATTTTGTTTTATTACTTAGGAGCGGGTGTAGGCTTTCTTCTCCTTTTATTGATTGCGGTCTTCAGTAGAGGTGGTATGGGAGGAGGAGATATTAAGCTGTACACAGCAATTGGATTTGTCTTAGGTCCGTGGTATACGTTGATGAGCTTATTTATCGCTTCATTTTTAGCCGCAATTTGTGGAATGGCTTTAATTCTAGCTAAAAAGAAAAGTCGTAAGGAATCTCTGATTTTTGGTCCATTTATTGCCTTTGGAGCATTTGTCTCTTATTTATATGGAAGTGTAATTTGGGATTGGTATCGTCAATGGTAG
- a CDS encoding GNAT family N-acetyltransferase, producing the protein MGAIEKIFANLPALETDRLLLRHMTRKDVHDMFEYTSDPEISLYTTWHAHQSINDTMRFIEHNLSLQEKQQVHEWAIVEKKSRKMIGTCGYVWWKPQHHIAEIAYAIARPLWGKGFMSEAVQAVLKFGFEQMELNRIEARCMLGNVGSERVMQKAGMTFEGILREQMYAKEQFHDLKLYAILKRDWLSPSTLYEDKEGLT; encoded by the coding sequence GTGGGTGCAATTGAAAAGATTTTTGCCAATTTACCAGCATTAGAAACAGATAGACTCCTTCTGAGACATATGACCCGTAAGGATGTACACGATATGTTCGAATATACATCAGATCCTGAAATATCTCTGTATACGACTTGGCATGCTCATCAAAGCATTAATGACACGATGAGATTTATTGAGCATAATCTGAGCTTACAAGAAAAACAGCAGGTTCATGAATGGGCCATTGTAGAAAAAAAGAGTCGTAAAATGATTGGTACATGTGGCTATGTGTGGTGGAAGCCTCAGCACCACATAGCTGAGATTGCGTATGCGATAGCTAGACCGCTTTGGGGAAAGGGCTTTATGTCTGAAGCGGTTCAGGCTGTATTAAAATTTGGCTTTGAACAAATGGAATTAAATAGGATCGAAGCTAGGTGTATGCTGGGCAATGTAGGATCAGAACGTGTTATGCAAAAAGCAGGCATGACTTTTGAAGGAATATTAAGAGAGCAGATGTACGCTAAGGAGCAGTTTCATGATTTAAAGCTATATGCTATATTAAAACGGGATTGGTTATCACCATCTACGTTATATGAGGACAAAGAGGGACTTACATGA
- a CDS encoding bifunctional folylpolyglutamate synthase/dihydrofolate synthase codes for MTQQNSKLTSAEQAIEWIHSLTMLGIKPGLKRMEWMLEQLGHPERRLKFIHIGGTNGKGSTVAYLRHVLETAGFDVGAFTSPYIERFQNRIQLNGHDIPDESLLELCQRIQPLAKELEQSELGGPTEFEVVTMLAILYFATVSYPDFVLWEVGLGGRLDSTNVVTPILSIITNIGYDHMHILGNSLEEITLEKAGIIKPGVPLVTGIQQAGLLEIIHEKAKENKTTVYALNGAFHVKEGSFSEESQYFSYSSMFASYPDLCLSMMGAHQINNAALAVMALQVLKQYYAVVWEEQDLYKGLKQTSWIGRMEKLQDEPLTLIDGAHNQQGMEAFQDTLQRYYKDKSVTVIFAASKGKDLEQMLTCLNGLVERVIVTTFSFPRAHSIEELQELKRAKRNWSFKLIVTEEWQEYYQQYASQNKDSENNADNVLFFTGSLYFISEVRSLLLT; via the coding sequence ATGACACAACAGAACAGCAAATTAACGTCGGCTGAGCAAGCCATTGAATGGATACATAGCTTAACCATGCTTGGGATAAAGCCTGGCCTAAAGCGTATGGAATGGATGCTTGAGCAACTAGGTCATCCTGAACGCAGATTGAAGTTTATTCATATAGGTGGAACGAATGGCAAGGGCTCTACAGTAGCCTATTTACGCCATGTTTTAGAAACAGCTGGATTTGATGTAGGAGCTTTTACGTCGCCATATATAGAAAGGTTCCAGAATCGTATTCAGCTGAATGGTCATGATATTCCTGATGAGTCATTGCTAGAGCTGTGTCAACGTATTCAGCCATTGGCTAAGGAGCTTGAGCAATCAGAGTTAGGTGGTCCAACAGAATTTGAGGTTGTGACAATGCTAGCTATCCTCTATTTTGCTACCGTAAGCTACCCCGATTTCGTACTTTGGGAGGTAGGTTTAGGTGGAAGGCTTGATTCTACCAATGTAGTAACACCTATTCTGAGTATCATTACGAACATAGGATATGATCATATGCATATTCTAGGGAATTCATTAGAGGAAATTACTCTTGAAAAAGCAGGAATTATTAAGCCGGGAGTCCCGTTGGTTACCGGAATACAGCAGGCAGGTCTGTTAGAGATTATTCATGAAAAGGCAAAAGAGAATAAGACGACTGTCTACGCTTTAAATGGAGCTTTCCACGTTAAGGAAGGGTCATTTTCGGAGGAAAGTCAGTATTTCTCCTATTCGTCAATGTTTGCCTCTTATCCTGATCTTTGTCTATCAATGATGGGGGCACATCAAATCAATAATGCTGCTTTGGCTGTTATGGCTTTGCAGGTTCTGAAACAGTATTATGCTGTGGTGTGGGAAGAACAGGACTTATATAAAGGATTAAAACAAACAAGCTGGATAGGACGGATGGAAAAGCTACAAGACGAACCTTTAACGCTGATAGATGGAGCACATAATCAGCAGGGAATGGAGGCTTTTCAAGATACATTACAGCGCTACTACAAAGATAAATCAGTAACAGTTATTTTTGCAGCTTCAAAGGGTAAGGATTTGGAGCAAATGCTTACTTGCTTAAATGGCTTAGTTGAGCGAGTTATCGTAACCACTTTTTCCTTTCCACGTGCTCATTCCATAGAGGAGCTTCAAGAGCTAAAGCGTGCTAAAAGGAATTGGAGCTTTAAACTGATTGTAACTGAAGAGTGGCAGGAGTATTACCAGCAATATGCTAGTCAAAATAAGGATAGCGAAAACAATGCCGATAACGTGTTGTTTTTTACAGGCTCTCTATACTTTATTTCTGAGGTTAGAAGTTTGCTATTGACCTAG
- a CDS encoding valine--tRNA ligase, with translation MSENVKDELAMPTKYDPSTAEAKWYQYWLEGGFFKPADDPQKEPYTIVIPPPNVTGRLHLGHAWDGTLQDILIRMKRMQGFDALWLPGMDHAGIATQARVEAKLKEEGKSRYDLGREGFVEQVWDWKEEYATAIREQWYKLGLSVDYSRERFTLDEHLSQAVKEVFIKLYEKGLIYRGKYIINWDPQTKTALSDIEVEYKEVQGALYHLKYPLADGTGHIEVATTRPETMLGDTAVAVHPQDERYQNMIGKKVILPITNREIEIIADEYVDREFGSGAVKITPAHDPNDFEIGNRHQLEQILVMDEGGKMNENAAGYQGLDRFECRKQIIKDLQEQGVLFKIEEHMHSVGHSERSGAVVEPYLSTQWFVKMKPLAEKAIELQKGEGKVQFVPDRFEKTYLHWIENIRDWCISRQLWWGHRIPAWYTENGDVIVARDEAEAKKIAQEKYGTTDLTQDHDVLDTWFSSGLWPFSTMGWPEDSADYKRYYPTDALVTGYDIIYFWVARMIFTALEFTDQRPFKDVLIHGLIRDSEGRKMSKSLGNGVDPMDVIEQYGADALRFMLATGSSPGHDLRFHWEKVEQTRNFANKIWNASRFALMNLSGFTYEDIDISGELSTANRWILHRLNETVKDVTRLAEVYEFGEVGRVLYNFIWDDLCDWYIEMAKIPLYGEDAASKKETQSVLTYTLDQTLRLLHPFMPFLTEEIWQHLPHEGVSLTVAAWPKENQAFVQPEALKEMELLTSVIRAVRNIRAEVNVPLGKPIELLIKATNEDSLTYLNRSQSVISRLTNPEKLEISQDLPVPDKAMSAIVKGAEIYLPLTGLIDIDKEIERLEKEAKKLDGEVERIEKKLSNQGFVAKAPAHVVEEEKSKQQDYQEKREQVRARILELKQ, from the coding sequence ATGAGTGAAAACGTAAAAGACGAATTAGCGATGCCAACAAAATATGATCCTTCAACGGCAGAAGCTAAATGGTATCAATATTGGCTTGAGGGAGGCTTTTTTAAACCGGCGGATGACCCACAGAAGGAACCGTACACTATTGTTATTCCACCCCCGAACGTAACAGGTCGTTTACACTTAGGGCATGCTTGGGACGGGACATTACAGGATATCCTAATTCGCATGAAACGAATGCAGGGCTTTGATGCTCTTTGGCTTCCGGGAATGGACCACGCTGGGATTGCTACTCAAGCACGGGTTGAAGCAAAGCTGAAGGAAGAAGGAAAAAGTAGATATGACCTAGGACGAGAAGGCTTTGTGGAGCAGGTTTGGGATTGGAAGGAAGAGTATGCAACCGCTATTCGGGAGCAATGGTATAAATTGGGTTTGTCTGTTGACTATTCTAGAGAGCGATTTACCCTAGATGAACACTTATCTCAAGCCGTTAAAGAGGTCTTTATAAAACTATATGAAAAAGGTCTTATTTATCGAGGAAAATATATCATCAACTGGGATCCTCAAACGAAAACGGCTCTTTCTGATATTGAAGTTGAATATAAGGAAGTACAGGGCGCCCTTTACCACTTAAAATATCCTTTAGCTGACGGTACAGGACATATTGAAGTTGCTACAACAAGACCTGAGACCATGCTTGGTGATACGGCTGTTGCTGTTCACCCACAGGACGAAAGATACCAAAATATGATCGGGAAGAAGGTTATCCTACCTATCACCAATCGAGAAATTGAAATCATTGCCGATGAGTATGTCGATCGTGAATTTGGAAGTGGTGCTGTAAAAATTACACCAGCACACGACCCTAATGATTTTGAAATTGGAAATCGTCATCAACTGGAGCAGATTTTGGTGATGGATGAAGGTGGAAAAATGAATGAAAATGCGGCGGGATACCAGGGATTAGATCGTTTTGAATGTCGTAAACAAATCATAAAGGATCTACAGGAGCAGGGCGTTCTATTCAAGATAGAGGAACATATGCATAGCGTTGGTCACAGTGAACGGAGTGGGGCAGTGGTAGAGCCTTATCTGTCTACTCAATGGTTTGTTAAAATGAAGCCTTTAGCCGAAAAAGCGATTGAGCTTCAAAAGGGAGAAGGAAAGGTTCAATTTGTTCCTGATCGCTTTGAAAAAACGTATCTTCACTGGATTGAGAATATACGTGACTGGTGTATCTCAAGGCAGCTTTGGTGGGGGCATCGTATTCCTGCATGGTATACAGAAAACGGTGATGTCATTGTTGCTAGAGATGAGGCTGAGGCAAAGAAAATAGCTCAAGAGAAGTACGGAACAACAGATCTAACACAGGATCATGATGTGTTAGACACATGGTTCAGTTCTGGATTGTGGCCTTTCTCTACCATGGGATGGCCTGAAGATAGTGCGGATTATAAGCGATACTATCCTACAGATGCTTTAGTAACAGGCTATGATATTATCTATTTCTGGGTGGCTAGAATGATCTTCACCGCTCTTGAATTTACCGATCAAAGACCGTTTAAAGATGTATTAATTCATGGATTAATCAGGGATTCAGAGGGACGTAAGATGTCTAAATCCTTAGGGAACGGTGTAGATCCTATGGATGTGATTGAACAGTACGGTGCAGATGCCCTGCGTTTTATGCTTGCTACGGGCAGCTCTCCAGGACATGATTTGCGCTTCCATTGGGAGAAGGTAGAGCAGACTCGTAACTTTGCTAACAAAATTTGGAATGCCTCTCGTTTTGCTCTTATGAATCTTTCAGGTTTCACGTATGAAGATATTGATATTAGTGGTGAGTTATCAACGGCGAATAGATGGATTCTGCATCGTTTAAATGAAACGGTGAAAGATGTAACACGTTTAGCTGAGGTCTACGAGTTTGGTGAGGTAGGTAGAGTTCTTTATAATTTCATTTGGGATGACCTCTGTGATTGGTATATTGAGATGGCCAAAATCCCATTGTATGGTGAGGATGCAGCATCAAAGAAAGAAACACAGTCTGTTTTAACATATACGTTAGATCAAACATTGCGCCTTCTGCACCCATTTATGCCTTTCTTAACGGAAGAAATTTGGCAGCACCTTCCACATGAAGGAGTTAGTCTTACTGTGGCAGCTTGGCCGAAGGAAAATCAAGCTTTTGTTCAGCCAGAGGCGTTGAAGGAAATGGAGCTATTAACATCGGTTATCCGTGCTGTTCGTAACATTAGAGCGGAGGTTAATGTACCTCTAGGAAAGCCTATTGAATTATTGATAAAAGCTACAAATGAAGATAGCCTAACGTATCTCAATCGCAGCCAAAGTGTGATTAGTCGCCTGACTAACCCGGAAAAGCTTGAAATCAGTCAGGATCTTCCTGTTCCTGATAAAGCGATGTCAGCGATTGTTAAGGGAGCAGAGATCTACCTCCCTCTAACTGGATTAATTGATATAGATAAAGAAATTGAGCGTCTGGAGAAAGAAGCTAAGAAGCTGGATGGAGAGGTAGAAAGAATCGAAAAGAAATTATCTAACCAAGGCTTTGTAGCCAAAGCCCCTGCTCACGTTGTGGAGGAGGAAAAAAGCAAACAGCAGGATTATCAGGAGAAACGCGAACAGGTAAGAGCACGTATTTTAGAGCTTAAGCAGTAG
- a CDS encoding SPOR domain-containing protein: MEKKKNQMSFRFNEERMKSNIDHSSNKQPIPEKEFSPQYSSLPEIEWDFPSNTEDKISFGQESVDVLNHEKWDEPSTYMPSIDPPFRFSREHELENGLKLTDQPLYVNRFDESTTTHSYRTSAPLPKRYHKPKKKMPALGQSTKLIMVAGSAIVLGILLGLSVLAVFSNLSEPQGEAHNGPGQSPSISQSANGEGQQSSGSMNQNGSPSHSTPKDQSDLLINPSVTSPTGSINIGNVQLPIKSYHVVQAGAFSEKQAAEVMLQQLLADGYPGIIRGEQAPFQLLVGIADSKEEAQKIGQYYESQNYEIYVKDWNVTEPGNLSLSEGQAKQLAAFLAQGEELFQLTSKASIDRVEGATPITSQQWEKLQLSHRQFLQLGKGITDSWENGTAKNGVEQISKSIIGAINALESYRQEPHQSYLWNVQQALLEFSRGYESLVTSI, encoded by the coding sequence ATGGAAAAGAAAAAGAATCAAATGTCCTTTCGCTTTAACGAAGAGCGTATGAAGTCGAACATTGATCATTCTTCTAATAAGCAGCCCATACCAGAAAAAGAGTTTTCTCCACAATATTCATCCCTCCCTGAAATAGAATGGGACTTCCCTTCTAACACAGAGGATAAAATTTCCTTTGGCCAAGAATCAGTGGATGTTCTTAATCATGAAAAATGGGATGAACCGTCAACTTATATGCCATCTATCGATCCCCCATTCCGTTTCTCACGGGAACATGAGCTTGAGAATGGTTTGAAGCTGACGGATCAACCTTTGTATGTAAATCGATTTGATGAATCCACAACCACTCATTCCTATCGTACAAGCGCGCCATTACCTAAGCGCTATCATAAACCTAAAAAGAAAATGCCAGCATTAGGGCAGAGCACCAAATTAATAATGGTAGCCGGGTCTGCCATCGTGCTTGGCATTCTTCTAGGTCTTTCCGTCCTAGCTGTTTTTTCTAATTTGTCAGAGCCTCAGGGAGAAGCACATAATGGACCTGGTCAATCTCCTTCTATTTCACAATCAGCTAACGGAGAGGGACAGCAATCAAGTGGCAGCATGAATCAGAACGGAAGCCCTAGTCATAGCACTCCAAAAGATCAGTCAGACCTCTTAATAAATCCTTCTGTAACTTCTCCTACTGGTTCAATTAATATAGGAAATGTGCAACTCCCTATTAAAAGTTATCATGTTGTTCAAGCTGGGGCATTCTCTGAGAAACAAGCAGCTGAGGTTATGCTTCAGCAATTATTAGCCGATGGATATCCTGGTATCATAAGAGGAGAACAAGCACCTTTTCAATTGCTTGTTGGAATTGCGGATTCAAAGGAAGAGGCGCAGAAAATAGGTCAGTATTACGAGAGTCAAAACTATGAAATTTACGTGAAGGATTGGAATGTGACCGAGCCAGGTAACCTTTCCTTGTCAGAAGGGCAAGCTAAGCAGCTTGCAGCGTTCCTAGCACAAGGTGAAGAATTATTTCAGTTAACTTCTAAGGCTAGCATTGATAGAGTAGAAGGAGCTACTCCAATCACTAGTCAGCAGTGGGAGAAGCTACAACTGAGCCATCGTCAATTTCTACAATTAGGAAAAGGTATTACGGACTCATGGGAGAATGGAACGGCTAAAAATGGGGTAGAGCAAATAAGCAAATCCATTATCGGTGCTATCAATGCTCTTGAATCCTATCGCCAGGAGCCCCACCAGTCTTATCTTTGGAATGTGCAGCAAGCCCT